The following DNA comes from Rubidibacter lacunae KORDI 51-2.
GGCGTCGGGTTCGGGTGCGATCGCCTCTACTGGCGGTGACGCATGCGGGGCAGTTGTCTCGGGTTGTTGGGGCGAGCGGCACCCCCACGCCACAACCAGGACCAAACATATTCCGATTGCGAGTCTCCGTCCAAAACGCTTCCAGTTCATAGACCAACACTTGCAAGTTGCTATCGAGCCCATTCCTATCGAGCCCATTCATTGTCAATCACGCTGCAGTCATTTGACCTGCAGCGCTTCCCCTGGAAAAAAGCAGGCAACCGTCCCAATAGTCTGGGGATAGTCTGGTGCGACCTCAGTGTTGAAGAGCGAACAGAGATTTAGAGTTTGTTGAGGATCTTGGCAACAATTTGCATGCCTGAGACTGCCTGCCAACCGAAGATACCGAGCATCGCTAGGTTTAGAGCAATGTGGGTGTTGCGGGCCCATTCATGTCCTTGCTGCATGAGCGGCGTCAGGGCTGCGGCAATTGTCAGCATGCCTACCATACCCAAACCGGCAAGCAGATGCGGACCGAGGAATAAGCGGCCGTTGTTGATATACGTCACCGCCATCCCGCCGAGACACCCTAGCGTAACTAACGCTAGCAGCGCCGATCCGATCTGGTGATGCTTGTCGCGCGACTTCCGCTCGATCAGCAATTGCTTGCGGAGAGCCTTGTCATCCGTCGTCCGTCCCCGCCGCGCCTGCCAGCCGAGATAGAGCGCGTAACCAGCTCCTGCTAGCAGCACCCACATAAAAATTGGGTGGAATGCCTGCGACCAAACCTTTACCGAATCGGGAATTTCGATGCCCATGACTGCCAGTCCTTGCAAAACTCGCTCTCAAAACCGGACTCTTCAAGCGCGCGCAATTCGCGCTCGGAAATCCTTTGGCTTATTTTAAGCTTTGTAACAAGCATTGCATAGGCGTTTGCTGGATGTGACTAAGAGAAGTTTGGGATAGGTCAGGATCTCCTGCAAAGTCCGGGCTCGGTCCCTCAATCCAGCTAGGTGTGGTGATGTGCTTCCCCATCGGCTGGCTGCCTGACCCAGTTGCAATCGCTGATGACCGATCGCATCATCACTGGCGTCTCTTCTCAAACCTTGCCACACTTGTTCTGTCAGCGGAGCCACCGTCCCGCTTTTTGTCTCAGGATTCCATCCGCTCGTTCCAAACGCTGCGGGTTCTCATTCCCGACTAGGTGCTGCTGAACTGGCCTCAACACTCGCCCGTACCGACCCCACTCATCGGTACATCAGCAGACACAATCGGTCTCACCCCTGTTCGGCACCAGCTCTGCCGGCAACGGCTCGTTGTGCTTGCCGACCGGCCCATCTAACATCAGCCCGCGTTCTTGGGCAAAAGTGACTCCAACCCAGCGGTCGCCACAATCAATGTCTTGAAGGCTGTAATGATTCTGCATTTTTTGATCGAGGACCAAATTTTTTCGGCACCCACAGGTTCGCACGCTACGTTCCAAATTAGCTGGTGATGTATGAGTGCGCTTTATTGCCTCAAGCGGGCTGGCTGAAGTGGCTGATGCCCTGCAAATGCTGACCTCAGCGTGAGTTTGCAGGATGTGTTCTCCTGCTGCGGCATTACTTGGTATCGGAAGTAGAGGGTGCCGAATGTGTCGACAAAAGCAGGTTTGCATCAATGGCATTTGAAGCGACGGCTATCTTAGCTGATGCCACCTTGTTTGTGAGTCTTGAGACGATCGCTGAGGAGGCAGTGGATTGAAACGAGTCTTGACCGACGCCGAAATTTCCTCTGACAGATCCAACTCTGCTTTGGTTAACAACCCGCAAACCTTTTACGAGTGTGATAGCCAAGATTATTGTTCGAGGTATGTATAATTACGCAATCCACGTTCGTACGTACGGAGCAGGCGCTGGGCGTCGGGTAGTGCGATTTGCTGGCTCGCGATCGCGCACTCGGTTCGCCGGCGCAACGCCTCGACTAAGTCTTCGGCATCGTAATGAACGCGCGCGAGTATCTCGGTCGCCGTATCGCCGCGGATTAGGTGCTCGATTTGATAGCCGTCTGGGCGGACACGTACGTGGGCAACGTTCGCATCGCCGAACAAATTGTGCGCGCTCCCTAAAATCTCTTGATATGCGCCGACTAGAAACACGCCCAGGTAGTAGGGCTCGCCCGCAACCGGCGGGTGTAGCTCGAGAAAGGGTTTGCTATGGCCGCTTGTGCTCGGAAAGCGATCCAGCCGTCCGTCGCTGTCGCAGGTCAGATCCGCGAGGGTGGCGCGCTCGGACGGTTCGGTATCGAGGCGGTGAATTGGCAGTATCGGGAATAGTTGCTGTAGCGCCCAGCTATCGGGCAACGAGCGAAATACCGATAGATTGACGTAATACGTTGCTGCCAAAGTCGCTTCCAAATGGCTGAGGTCGTCGGGCACGCTCGGTAGGGTGCGCAGGCAATCGCGGATCTGGCGGCAGCACGCCCAATACAAACGCTCGACCCGGGCGCGATCGCGCAAGCTCAGGTACCCGAAGTCGAACAAGCTCGCAGCTTCGTCCTTAAATTGGACGGCGTCGTGATAGGACTCCTGCAGGTTGTCCGGCGCGATCGCGGCATAGGTGTCGCGCAGCTCTCGTACGAGTGCGTGTTCGGACTCTGCAGGGGAACTGTCCGAAGAGCTACTGTCCGAGCGCGACAATGCGATCTCTGCACTGGGTTGCAACTCGGGTGGGGTGTTGATGCCGAGCACGTTCGCAATCAATACTGCGTGATGCGCGGCGATCGCCCGACCGCTTTCGCTGATCAGGGTTGGCAAGGCAACCCCTGCGCGATCGCAGGCTTCTTTCACTTCTGCTGCGATGTCGTTGGCGTAGTTTTGCAGGCTGTAATTCTTTGAGGCATCGCTGTGAGTTTTGGAGCCGTCATAGTCCACAGCCAAACCGCCGCCCACGTCCAAGTAATGTAAATTTGCCCCGAGCTGCACCAGTGCTACATAAAGCTGGGCGGCTTCGCGGATTGCGGCTTTGATCGTCCCGATCGCGGCAATTTGCGAGCCGATGTGGAAGTGCAAGAGCTGCAGGCACTGTAACTGTCCGCTCGCGCGTAACTGCTCTACGGCTGCTAACAGTTGCGGCGCGCTCAGCCCGAACTTGGCGCGATCGCCTGTCGAAGCGCTCCAGCGTCCGCTGCCTGCTGCGCTCAGCTTGGCCCGCACGCCCAGTAGGGGCTCCAGATTGAACTCGTGACTTAACTCGAGTGCGATCGCGAGTTCCTCCAACTGCTCGACCACCACCACCGGCGTTTGCCCCAACCGCGATGCCAGCAACGCCATCGCAATGTAATCGCGGTCTTTGTAACCGTTGCATATCAAGAGCCCATCTGTGCCAGAGGGATCCCCATGTGCTTCCAGCACTGCCAGCGCCAGCGCCAGCTCGGGCTTCGAGCCCGCTTCTAACCCCAAGCAATAGGGCCGGCCAGCTGCCACGATCGCCTCAACTAAGTGGCGTTGCTGGTTGCACTTGAGCGGATACACGCCCCGATAGCTGCCGTCATAGCCATAGCGCGCGATCGCGCGTTCGAAGCAGGAGTAAAGCTGCCCGATTCGATCGGCCAGAATATCCGGGAAGCGGAGTAATAGGGGTAACTCAACGTCTCGCTGGCGCAGAGATGTCACCAAATCGTATAAATCCAGCGAGGCACCGCCCCCGCCTTGAGGCGACACTAGCACGTGCCCGCCAGCATCTGCTGAAAAATATGGCGCGCCCCAAGCAGGCAACCCGTAAAGCTCCTCGCTATCGGCTGACGTCCACGCGACGCGCTTGCGATCGGCTGGAAGCGCTGGCACTGAAGTTCCTCCTAATAAATGCAACTGGTCGAGATCGATGCCGAGACAGTCGACCGACTATTCCAAACTCCTCGCCAGCCCTGCAGCCATACGGACGTACTCCCCCTAGCTGCAAGCACAGAGGGTGCGCGTGGAAACACTGTCGACTGGGGATGCGGCAATCAGCAAACAGAGTTCTCCATCGCCGCTTGACAATGGCTGCTGTCTAGCCGATGTTACCGAATGCATTGCCAGCCCCTTGAAACAACAGCCACGACAAAAAGAAGTTGGTCACGAAGATTGCCAGCAGCGACGTCACCACCGCGGTGGTCGTTGACTGCCCGACTCCCTTGGCTCCTCCGGTAGTTGTCAAACCCCAACTACAACCGATTGTGGCAATGAGTGCCCCAAATACCACCGACTTGATCGCTGCACTAGCTAGGTCCCAGGAATCGAGAAATTCCCGGGCCGAATTCAGAAATACTTGTTGCGGCAAGTCGTACACGGTGGTTGCGATTAACAACCCGCCTGCCATACCTGTCAGCAATGCCAGAATTGTCAGTAGTGGCAGCATCAAGCAACAAGCGATCAAGCGCGGCAACACTAGGAAATCGATCGGATCGGTGCGCAGAATGTACAATGCGTCGATTTGCTCGGTCACTTGCATCGTCCCGATTTCCGCGGCAAAGGCCGACCCCACGCGTCCAGCCAGCACTACTGCCGTCAGCACTGGGGACAGCTCTCGTGCAATCGCGATCGCCAATACGCCGCCTACTGCCGAACTGGCACCAAAGTTGATAAACTCCCGCGCGACCTGAATCGTAAACACCATCCCGACAAATGCTGCAGTCAGCATTGTAATCCCGATCGAATCCGGGCCCACCACCGCCATCTGCTCGAGCGTGTTCCGTCGGTGAATATTTCCCGGTCGAAGGTGAAAGAGGAGCTGGCCGCCCAGAAACAGCGCTGCCAGTGCTCGCTCAGCCCAACGTCCAAATCCCGCAGCTGCTGCCATTGTCGGTCTAGCTCGCCTCGCCTGGATCGACGCGGAACCGTTCCACCGAAGCCAGCAGGTCGCCCGCCAGACTTACTAGGTTCTGAAGCGCACCAGACACCTGCTGTGACTCCTGAGATGTTCCTTGGGCAGTCATTTCAACGGACTGCATGACCTGTGCTACTGAGCGGGAGGTTTCTGTTTGCTCGACCGTGTCGGCCGTAATCGAGCGCACCAGAGTGTCGATGCGCTTGGAGACCTGAATAATGTCTTCCAGAGACTGCTTCGCCTGTTCGGCGCGATTCGTTCCTTCGATTACTTGTTGAGTGCCTTCTTCCATCGCCACCATGACCGAACTCGTCTCACTTTGAATCTGCAATACGATTTTTTCGATCTCCCGCAATGACTTTGCAGAGCGGTCTGCTAGCTGGCGCACCTCGTCTGCAATCACGGCAAATCCACGTCCCGCTTCGCCAGCGCGTGCCGCCTCAATGGATGCGTTCAATGCCAGGTTGTTGGTTCGAGAGGCAATCTGAGAAATTGCCGAGACGATCTTGGAAATCTCTTGGGATGATTCGGCAAGACGTTTTACTTTGCGTGCCGTTTGCGCCACCGTCTCGCGAATCTGCAAAATGCCAGCCACCGCACTGTCTACAGCTTCGCCCCCCCGCAGTGCCGTTTCCGATGCCTGCTGCGCCACGTCCTCTGCTTCCTGAGCGTTTTCAGCCACGCGTTGAATCGAGTCGGTCATCATCTGCACCGAATTTAACGTGACCGCTAGTTCCTCTGCCTGCCGCAGCGCGTCCTCCGATAAGCTGTGCGCGAAGGATTCGCTCTCGGCAGAACACTTGTTAACCTGCCGCGCAGCCTCTTTCACCTGCTGCACGATGGTTCTTAGGTTGCGAATCGTTAAGTTGAAGGCATCGGCAACTGCACCCAACACATCTGCACTAACTTCGGCCTGTACGGTCAAGTCGCCACGAGCTGCGCCTTCTACGTCGTCCAGCAGGCGGATCACCTGGCGCTGCAAGTCCTCTTTAGCTTGCTCTTGCTCTTGAGCTTTGCGCTGCGCTTCGTTGGTGACAGTCGCGATCGCGCGCGTCATCTGGTTGAAACCCGCCGATAGCTGCCCGAGCTCGTCGCCTGAGTAAACAGTTGCTTTCGCGTTTAAATTCCCTTGCTGTACGGCATAGAATTGTGCTTGCAAGTCAGCAGTCGCACGCTTGGTGTGGCGCGCAACTGCGCCGCCAATAAGCCAGACCGTCCCGAAGCTAGTAATACCCGCGATCGCGCCCATGGCTGCCGAGATCTTGAAACGAGCCGGGGGGGACGAACTGCCCCCGCCCGAAATTGGCAGTAACGTTCCGGCCAGGAGCACAGCCCCGGCTGCCACGATCCCGGCCGCTCCAGCCACATACAACTGCTTGCGCCCGAGCGGTGCGTCGTGTAGGGCGGCCAGTATCCCGCGTGACCGGACTGTCGGCTCTTCAGAACCCGACAAAAATTCTGCCGATGTATCGGCTGTCCACCCCGACGTTGAAGTTGCTTTGGAAGCTGGGGGAGACGGCACTTGCGTCCCGCTCGACATGGTGCCCAAGTCGTCCACTTCGTTATCCGCTGTGGCGAAGCTGCGACTTTCGAGCTCGTTCATATCTAGCTGGGGCAACCTGAAGTCCGCTAGGTCTTGAGCTGCTGCCGATTCCGACCACGTCGTTTGCTCGACATCGACTGACTGAAATCCATTCTCGACAGCGTCATGAGTTCCAGTCAGGTTTGCGTCGGACAGCTCGACAGATGCTTCAAAAGCATCGCCAGCCCCTTCACCCGGCATCATCAGCAGCGTGGCTGCATCGCTAAGCTCGCTGTCTGCTTCCCCTTCACCATCGTCTTCGCGAGCAAAACCGGTGACTTCGCCCGTCGTATTCTCTCCCGTATCAAACGGTATCCCGGTGGGTTGGGAATCTTCTTCCGTAGGAACGACAAACCCTTGTTCGCTGGTACTGGTTTGTTGATTTGCTTCGTTGCTATCAAGGACAAACGGATCCTCGACACTCCAGTCGCTCGGCAACTTTTCGCTGGCAGCTGCCATTCCGTCCTCCGACAGAGTCGTTGCAAACGGATCGAGCGCATCTGCCGCCGGTAAAGTAACTTCGCTACCCTCGTCCCACTCTTCCAAACTGCTGAGGCTGCCGCTCAACGGCCCTGAAAATGGCTGCGATGCGAGGTCGCCTCTGTCGGGCGACGGCGGCGAGAGTTCGGTGACGTTATCCGAGTGTTGCCCTTGCTGCTCCTGCCAGCGTTGAGCGTCCTCGATACCCTTACGGGCATAACCGAGAAAGTCCTCCTCAGCCGTTACGCTCAGAACTCGCTCGTACTCGGCACGGGCGCGGTCGTATTGTTCGAAGCAGCAATAAATGTGTCCCCGCAGCAGCAGAATACTCGGGTCGGTCGGCGACTTCTGAATTAGGCGATCGGCAATATCTGCTGCCTCTTTATAGCGACCCTGAATATAGGCGCGCTCGGCGCGTTGGTATTCCTGCTCGTACTGCGTACTTAGTGCCATTTGCCTTCTCTACCGCTGTTTCCTGCTGCTACTGGGGGATTGATTCCCGTTGCCATGAGACGCAACCGCGCGACTTGCGGTTGCCAGCGCGTCTAAGCAGCCCAACGCGCCGAGCGAAGAATTGCTGCCGCATCGAGCAAGCGCAAGCAAGGCCCTGATTGGGCATCGAGGTCCCACTCGCCGCTAACGAACGATGTCATGCTATCGGGAACGGAACTCGACATGCGTAGCCGGTTGGTGTCCAACCAGTCCATGCCGATGATGTCCTCAACAGCCAGCCCAATTGTCGTCTCCTGCTCCTCAATGGCGATTACGGGAATTTCAGACCGCTCGGTCGTTAGTGCCGTTGTTTCGCCCAGGAACTGCCCGAGATCGGCAACCCAAATAACTTGCCCGCGAAGGTTCATCGTACCGAGCAGTAAATATGAAGCATTGGGAATTGCTGTAATCAGCCCGGGCGACTGAGAAACCACTTCGCGGATCCCAGTTGCCGACAGTGCAAACTCCTTACCCGAGGGAATGCAGAACCGCAAATAAAGCTCACCCTCAGGGGCAAGCCGCTGCTCGAAATCCTCAACAGCAGCGTTGCTAGGAACTAGGTTGCCGAGAAGTGGTTGGTCGGCCGTCATGGCTACTCCCTCCCGCGCAAAAGCTGTTTGACCGTGCCGATTAGTTCTGCTGGCTCGAAGGGTTTGGAAATATAGGCATCAGCACCCTGCTTGATACCCCAGTAGCGATCGAATTCTTCGCCCTTGGAAGAACACATCACAACGGGAACGCCCTGAGTCTCGGGGTCGGTTTTAATCTGACGGCAGACCTCGTACCCGTTCATCCGCGGCATAACAATATCTAAGACAACAATATCGGGGCGACTCTCCTGAATACGTTCGAGTGCTTCAACACCGTCGCTAACGCTTTCTACGGCTGTTTGCAACTCGCTGTCCTTAAGAATGTCCGAGATCATCTGCCGCTGCGTTAGGCTATCCTCTACCACCAAGACGGTGCTCATGTCTCTCTTCCCTGATAGGTTCCTACCGCTCCAAACCGGTTTAGGGCAATCAATAACTTAGAATGCCCAAACTTTAACTTAGAATGCCCAAACTTTTGCCCTTCAGTATCCCCCAAGACCCGCTGACTTGCTTGCCCGGAGTCGGGCCGATAAATCTCCTCGCCTTAGATGCTTAGCAAGCAGTGCGGCAGGTTCGCTTTCGTCAAAGGGTTGGAACAATAATTCAGTTGCTCCAGCAAGCTGTGCTCGCATGCAATCGAAATAGTTGCTGTCGATAGGTAGGATTATCGCGATCGGAGCGTGGCGATAATTCGCAGTTGCTCGCAACATCGCACAATACTCATCGCCTGCCAGCATGGGTAGCGATAGCGCGCAAAAGATAAAGTCTGGACGAAGCTCGAAAGTAAGATCCAGAACCCGGCGCATGTCGTTAACAGCCACCGTGTTGCAATCGTACTGATTCAAACTATACTCCACGCGCTGGCAGTTCGTCACGTCACTATCTATACAAATAACCTGGGGTTTGTGCGGTTCTTTTGGTGGGGTAGCGCTTGGCGTTCCATCGACACGCGATAGTTGGACCCAACCGCACTCGACGTAGGGGTAAATTGCCTTGGCCGTTGACAACAAGTCACGGTTGAGCAGGCGAGCTATGCGCCTTAGGGAGAGGTTGCCATTACAAGCACGAGCAAGGCTACGGAACGCTCGCTCGCTCAAGGCGGATTGCAAAGAGCAGCGATCGACAACAGTTGGGCGCTGCTCGGGCGACTGCACGTGCGGGTGCAATAGCTTCCATTGCTGCAATTGAAGGACGGCCAGCGGTGCAACTTCGCTAGGGGCAAGGGCAACGAGTTGAGGTTCGAGAGCTGGTCCGGACTGGAACCAGAACCGACCCTGCTGGAGGCTCATTAGATCGAATAAGGTCTCCACAACAAGGTTCTCAAGTACAAAGCGTCCTTGAGCGGGAGATAACAAGCGGTGTTCGAGCAGCTGCCACAGATAAGTATGTTCGAGGGGACGGGCGCAATCGCTAAGAGAATAACCCGCGTCGAGAGCACTAGCGGCACCTTTGTAGCGCCGCAGTGAATCGCGCAGTCGCAGAAGTGGATCGCTGTGGAGCTCGGTTGCAAAAACAATCCGACCCTGAGCGAGTTCCACCGACCAGAATCGCAAGGATAAGCACTCGCTACCCGATGTGGGGGCTTCTACAAACAACACGCCCGTTCGCTGACCCAATTCAAGGAATTGCAGTATGCTACGGATGTCGATCTCGTCAAGCGTACCTTGCAGCATGGCTTTGAGAAGCTTTGGTTGCATCAATCACGAGCCTGGCAATAATCAAGTGAGCGATTGGGGCGCAACGGACAAGTTCGGCATCGACCTCAAGACGCAGCGGGGATTAAGAGTGTGCTGTACATCGTGGAAGTCAAGCGACAGACTAAGACATTTATGGGTACTCCCAGGACGATGTTGAAGTTGCTGGGATGCCAGCGCAGCGACCAAGGTTGGAGTGCCGTTCAAGGTGACGAGACGCTGACACTTGAAGACGCAAGCATGAACTTCAATGAGGGTTCGCTGCTGTTAGTTGACCTCTCAAGCACCCGTCAATTGCAAGGGCGTCCCGAGTTGGCTGGTGCAAAGCTAGTGGGACTGTTGCAGAATCTCTCACGACTGGTGGAAAAGTCAAGAGGTCAGGAAGAGGAAATCGAACAGTGGAAGCAGTCTCTGACTTACCAAGCTCAGGAGCTTAATCGCCGCGAAATGGAGATGGAAAGTGCGGAGATGGAGTTGGAGGCGGCTCGCGATCGGATCGAGTCAATGGAAAAGGATCTTAGCCGCATAGAGCAAGAGCGTGCCGATCTCGAACGTTTGCGCGCCGATCTCGGTAGCCGCCCGGAGTTTCAAAGCGGTGCGTTGCTGGATGAGTCGCAGATGATGCAACTGCGCGGTGTTGTCGAGCAACTCTCAGCAATTGGTGGAGCGGTGCTCGAGCCAGCCCGGGAGGCCATTTCGATGGTCGAGCAGCAACAGCAGCAACTTGCCCAGCGCTCCGAGCAGCTCGACCGCGAACGTTTGGAAGCCCAGCATAAGACCAACGAAACCGAGCATCAGCTAAGACGATTGGGCGCTTTGCAACAGGAGCTGGGCGACCTACAAACAACTCTTGATGAAGTTCGTACGCAGTCGCGAGCTCAGGACCGGGTGCTGGAGAGCAAACAAGAAACTCTCAAGTTACTGGCTCGCCAACTCCAAGCTCAGAGTGAGTTGCGAGACTCTCTGGCCTATTTAGCAACGACATCGAATTTGGTCAAACTCACCCAAGCGCTAGATCTCGATGCGCTCGAGCAAATGCCTGTTGAGGATTTGCAGGGTACGGTCGATTCGCTTCAGCGCGACCTCGAAAAGGCTATTCCCTTCGTGAACGACCAAGAAGAAGAATTACGCTTTCAGTGCGGGCGCATTGAGGAACTACAGGAGCAACTACGGCAAGCTGGCGAGGTCGAGCGCTCGAGCGTCCAGCTGGAGCTGGAGGAGGAAATGGATCGCTATCGTTTTTTAGAAGAAACGCTTGTCGGTCAACGCCGAACGCTAAAGATCCGGGAGAATATCCTGGAACAACATCAGCACGTCTTAATGCGCCGACAGGGTTATTCTGTAGAGTCCGACGCGATCGAGCGCATCGATCTCGGTCCTGTCTTGCACCAACTTGAGGAGCGCCGCGCGCACCTTGAGGAAGAGCTACAACGCATCGACGGCACGATCGAGCAGCTGCGTTCGGGGGCGGGGCAATTACAGGAGCAGGTACGATTCTACGAGAGCCAGTGCGCTTCCAAACGTAAGGAAGTGCAAGTGGCCGAAGCAGTACTTCAGCAATTGCAGGCAGCGGCTGCCAGAGTGTGGGGCCAAGTTAATGCCAGCGAAGCGATGCTGCAGCAGCAACGAGATGCACTCCAGGCTACCCGCGAACGGCTCGAAGCAGTGGTGCTAGAGGTAGGTGGCAATCACTATCGAGAGGTGTTGGGCGAGGTGCAACGTGCACTGGGGTTGTTGGCACCCTCGGAGGTTAGCGCAAGCTGATCTAGAGCCACAGCGATCTCGTTGAAATAGAGTTGCTAAAATCGACTCGCTGCTGCTGCCGAAACTGCTTATGGACGCACCCTACCGCGGGTTTGTCGTGTCTCATACTCACTGGGACCGGGCTTGGTATTTGCCCTTCCAATCATTCCGTTTTCGGCTCGTTCGGGCGATAGACAGCTTGCTAGTGCTGCTGGATCGCGATCGGGGCTTTCGTGCGTTTGCCCTCGACGGTCAAACAGTCTTGCTAGAGGATTATCTGGAAATCCGCCCCGAGCGAGCGTCACACCTGCAGGAATATGTTAAATCCGGCCGCTTGTCGGTAGGACCGTGGTACACGATGCCCGACTTATTTCTAGCGAGCGGGGAAGCGATCGTACGCAACCTACAAATCGGGCAGCGATTGGCAGAGCAATTTGGCGGCAGCTTGGCGATCGGCTACGCCCCCGATCCATTCGGCCATTTCGCACAGATACCCCAGATTCTACGTGGGTTCGGCATCGACACCTACATTTTCATGCGCGGGCTGGATGCTGCGACAAAAAAGACGCACGGTGCCGTGTTCGACTGGGCGGCACCGGATGGCTCGACAGTGACGGCGGTTTACCAACGCGAAGGCTATTTCCCGATGGGTGCTTTGGGACATCCAAGTGTCTTCGGGCGCTTTGAAGGTCACAAGCCAGACATGGCACTGGCTGAGGAGAGAGTGAGAGGCGCGATCGCAACCATGGCACCGCTCCAGAGAGAATCGGCACTGTTGTTGAGCAATGGCTTCGATCACATGCCACCGCAGCCGGAGCTGCCGCACTTGCTGGCTCGATTAAATGCCGACCTCGACGAGATCGAATTGGAGCACGCGACCCTGTCGGAGTTTACGGACGCGCTGCAGCAGGAGCGAGGCGAACGCCAGGTTTACCGCGGCGATTTACTCGGTAACGCCGATCAGCCGATATTGTCGAGCGTGTATTCGACACGCATGTACCTCAAGCAGCAGAACCACCGCAGCCAACAATTGCTCGTGCAATATGTCGAACCTTTCAGTGTTTGGATGCAAGCAATGGGTTTGGGAGCCGACATCCGGCCGTTTTGGGAGCGAGCCTGGAAACTGTTGCTGCAGAACCATCCCCACGACGATATTTGCGGCTGTAGCGTCGATGCCGTCCACGACGATGCCGAGTACCGCACGCGCCAAATCGAGCAAATCGCCGATGCAATTCTCGTCGAGCACCTCGAACGTTTGCAGCAGTTCGGGTTTGCAGCTCCAGCCCAGACTGCCAGCCGCGGTTCTGACGTGTGGGTGTTCAATCCCCACCCGCATCAGCAGCGTTACCGAGTCATCACGAATGTTTTGTTCCCAAATCCAGATGGCGAATGGGGCGAACCGCCGCCCGAGCGCCAGCTAATCGGTTGCGACGGCGACGGTCGAACGCTGAACGTCGCAGTTCTCAATAGCGAGGCACCGGTGGTGCGATCGCGCTACCTGGAGACGACGTGGGGGCGCCGCTATGACGCGACCTTTGTTGTA
Coding sequences within:
- a CDS encoding DUF4079 domain-containing protein: MGIEIPDSVKVWSQAFHPIFMWVLLAGAGYALYLGWQARRGRTTDDKALRKQLLIERKSRDKHHQIGSALLALVTLGCLGGMAVTYINNGRLFLGPHLLAGLGMVGMLTIAAALTPLMQQGHEWARNTHIALNLAMLGIFGWQAVSGMQIVAKILNKL
- a CDS encoding response regulator; this translates as MSTVLVVEDSLTQRQMISDILKDSELQTAVESVSDGVEALERIQESRPDIVVLDIVMPRMNGYEVCRQIKTDPETQGVPVVMCSSKGEEFDRYWGIKQGADAYISKPFEPAELIGTVKQLLRGRE
- a CDS encoding response regulator, giving the protein MQPKLLKAMLQGTLDEIDIRSILQFLELGQRTGVLFVEAPTSGSECLSLRFWSVELAQGRIVFATELHSDPLLRLRDSLRRYKGAASALDAGYSLSDCARPLEHTYLWQLLEHRLLSPAQGRFVLENLVVETLFDLMSLQQGRFWFQSGPALEPQLVALAPSEVAPLAVLQLQQWKLLHPHVQSPEQRPTVVDRCSLQSALSERAFRSLARACNGNLSLRRIARLLNRDLLSTAKAIYPYVECGWVQLSRVDGTPSATPPKEPHKPQVICIDSDVTNCQRVEYSLNQYDCNTVAVNDMRRVLDLTFELRPDFIFCALSLPMLAGDEYCAMLRATANYRHAPIAIILPIDSNYFDCMRAQLAGATELLFQPFDESEPAALLAKHLRRGDLSARLRASKSAGLGGY
- a CDS encoding methyl-accepting chemotaxis protein; this encodes MALSTQYEQEYQRAERAYIQGRYKEAADIADRLIQKSPTDPSILLLRGHIYCCFEQYDRARAEYERVLSVTAEEDFLGYARKGIEDAQRWQEQQGQHSDNVTELSPPSPDRGDLASQPFSGPLSGSLSSLEEWDEGSEVTLPAADALDPFATTLSEDGMAAASEKLPSDWSVEDPFVLDSNEANQQTSTSEQGFVVPTEEDSQPTGIPFDTGENTTGEVTGFAREDDGEGEADSELSDAATLLMMPGEGAGDAFEASVELSDANLTGTHDAVENGFQSVDVEQTTWSESAAAQDLADFRLPQLDMNELESRSFATADNEVDDLGTMSSGTQVPSPPASKATSTSGWTADTSAEFLSGSEEPTVRSRGILAALHDAPLGRKQLYVAGAAGIVAAGAVLLAGTLLPISGGGSSSPPARFKISAAMGAIAGITSFGTVWLIGGAVARHTKRATADLQAQFYAVQQGNLNAKATVYSGDELGQLSAGFNQMTRAIATVTNEAQRKAQEQEQAKEDLQRQVIRLLDDVEGAARGDLTVQAEVSADVLGAVADAFNLTIRNLRTIVQQVKEAARQVNKCSAESESFAHSLSEDALRQAEELAVTLNSVQMMTDSIQRVAENAQEAEDVAQQASETALRGGEAVDSAVAGILQIRETVAQTARKVKRLAESSQEISKIVSAISQIASRTNNLALNASIEAARAGEAGRGFAVIADEVRQLADRSAKSLREIEKIVLQIQSETSSVMVAMEEGTQQVIEGTNRAEQAKQSLEDIIQVSKRIDTLVRSITADTVEQTETSRSVAQVMQSVEMTAQGTSQESQQVSGALQNLVSLAGDLLASVERFRVDPGEAS
- a CDS encoding MlaE family lipid ABC transporter permease subunit encodes the protein MAAAAGFGRWAERALAALFLGGQLLFHLRPGNIHRRNTLEQMAVVGPDSIGITMLTAAFVGMVFTIQVAREFINFGASSAVGGVLAIAIARELSPVLTAVVLAGRVGSAFAAEIGTMQVTEQIDALYILRTDPIDFLVLPRLIACCLMLPLLTILALLTGMAGGLLIATTVYDLPQQVFLNSAREFLDSWDLASAAIKSVVFGALIATIGCSWGLTTTGGAKGVGQSTTTAVVTSLLAIFVTNFFLSWLLFQGAGNAFGNIG
- a CDS encoding CheW domain-containing protein gives rise to the protein MTADQPLLGNLVPSNAAVEDFEQRLAPEGELYLRFCIPSGKEFALSATGIREVVSQSPGLITAIPNASYLLLGTMNLRGQVIWVADLGQFLGETTALTTERSEIPVIAIEEQETTIGLAVEDIIGMDWLDTNRLRMSSSVPDSMTSFVSGEWDLDAQSGPCLRLLDAAAILRSARWAA
- the speA gene encoding biosynthetic arginine decarboxylase, producing MPALPADRKRVAWTSADSEELYGLPAWGAPYFSADAGGHVLVSPQGGGGASLDLYDLVTSLRQRDVELPLLLRFPDILADRIGQLYSCFERAIARYGYDGSYRGVYPLKCNQQRHLVEAIVAAGRPYCLGLEAGSKPELALALAVLEAHGDPSGTDGLLICNGYKDRDYIAMALLASRLGQTPVVVVEQLEELAIALELSHEFNLEPLLGVRAKLSAAGSGRWSASTGDRAKFGLSAPQLLAAVEQLRASGQLQCLQLLHFHIGSQIAAIGTIKAAIREAAQLYVALVQLGANLHYLDVGGGLAVDYDGSKTHSDASKNYSLQNYANDIAAEVKEACDRAGVALPTLISESGRAIAAHHAVLIANVLGINTPPELQPSAEIALSRSDSSSSDSSPAESEHALVRELRDTYAAIAPDNLQESYHDAVQFKDEAASLFDFGYLSLRDRARVERLYWACCRQIRDCLRTLPSVPDDLSHLEATLAATYYVNLSVFRSLPDSWALQQLFPILPIHRLDTEPSERATLADLTCDSDGRLDRFPSTSGHSKPFLELHPPVAGEPYYLGVFLVGAYQEILGSAHNLFGDANVAHVRVRPDGYQIEHLIRGDTATEILARVHYDAEDLVEALRRRTECAIASQQIALPDAQRLLRTYERGLRNYTYLEQ